CGAGCGCGACCACGAGCGCCAACAAGGTCCACGGCCTCGCGAAGGCCGCGGTGCTCCGCGAGATCGACACGGCGCTCACGAAGTAGCGGGTGGGGTCCGTCGCGCTCGACTGTTTCTTGCCGAGGCGCCGCTCTACCCCAGGTCCCCAAGGCGGTGCTGAAGCAGGGTCACGCCCATGAGCACCGCGGTCTCCGCGCGAACGACGCGACCGCCGAAGCGCACCGCGTGCGCTCCGAGCGCCTCCCGCTCGGCCGCGGAGAACCCCCCTTCGGGGCCCACGAAGAGGGCGACGCGGGTCGCTCCACGGGGGACCCGCGCGATCGCGTCGCAGGGGGCCGCGCCAGCGTCGTCGAGCGCGAAGCGCCCCTCGGCGTCGCGCCAATCTCGGCTCGCAAGCGCCGCCTGAAACGAGATGGGGGAGGCCACCTCCATCACGCTCGCGCGCCTGCACTGGCGCGACCCCTTGAGCCCCTGGCCCTGCCACGCCCACGGCTTCTCCTTCTCGAGCGCCTTGCCGGGCCCGACGCTGTGCTCGGTGAACACGGGCACGAGGCGGGCGGCGCCCAGCTCCGCCGTCTTCTGGGCGACGAAGAGCATGCGCTGCCGCGCCAGCACGGCCACCATCACGGTGAGCGCGATCGGGGACTCGGGTGAGGCGACCATGGGCTCGTACACCAGCGCGCGTGCGGAGCGAGCGTCGAGCTCGAGCAGGCTCGCGCGGAAGAAGCGCCCCTCGGCGTCGCTGAGGGTGAACGCCTCTTTGGGGTTCACCTGGCGAGCCGCGAGCCCCTCGGCGAGCTCCGGCCCGAGCGTGACGGTCTCGCCCACGGCGAGCGGGCGGAGGTGGCGCAGAGGGAGGAACGTGGAGCGCATGCCCCGACCGTATCCCAGGCGTCTGAGCCGCGGCCCGTGGGAGTGAGGTCTTCGCGCCGTTTGGAGTGCCCGGGGCTCGCGACCGCGGCCGGCTTGCGGCAGCTCAGGTCCGGCTGAGCCTCATGGCCGGTCGAGCCAGAGCGCTCCGAAGAGCAACACCTGGTAGGCGATCGAGGCGGCGAACACCCTTCGGCCCCAGACCGCGTCGGTCGCCGCGCGCCGCGCCTCGACGCCGAGCAGACCTGCGCCAAGCACCGCGGCCGCCAGCGCGTACTTCGCGCCGCCGAGCCCGAGCGCGTACGGCGCGGCGGTGAGGGCCACGAGCGCGATCGACGTGCCCACCGTCGCACGAACCGCCGCGCGCGCGCCCAGCTCGACCGAGCACACTCGCAGCCCAGCCGCCGCGTACTCCTCCGCACGAAAGAGCGAGATCGCCGTCGAGTGGGGGAGCTGCCACACGAAGAGCACCGCGAAGAGCGCGAGCGCGCCCGCGTCGAGCGAGCCCGTGACGGCGGCCCAGCCCATGAGCGGAGGCGCTGCGCCCGCGAGCGCGCCGAGCGAGAGCGAGTGCCAAGTGCGCCGCTTCAGCGGGGTGTACGCGAACACGTAGATCGCGAAAGCGAGCGCGCCGACCGCCGCGACGCGTGCGTTCGCGGCCCCGAGCAGCGGCATCGACGCGGCGAAGAGCCCAAGCCCCCACGCGAGCGCCACGCGCGGCGAGAGCGCCCCCGTGGCGAGCGGTCGCCCCTGGGTGCGCGTCATCTTCGCGTCCGTGTCGCGCTCCCACCACATGTTGAGCGTGTTGGCGGCGGCGACCACGAGCAGCGTCCCCAGCGCCGACAGCGCGAGGGTCCAAAGGGAGGCCCGGCCGGGCGCCATCGCGGCGCCGAACGCGAACGTGAACACCACGAGCGCCGTGACGCGTGGCTTCGTCAGCGCGACGAGGAGCGCTCCCGTCCTCGCGCCCCTCGAGAGCCACGAGGCGTGGGGTGGCGACAGAGTCAGCCCAGGGGTGCCCGTCATCGCCATTGGAAGCCCTCCAGCTTGTTGAAGGTCACGACCCGGCTCGTGCGCGACTCGAACGTCATCGCGCGCTCGTCCACATGGTTCCACTCGCTCGAGTCCGGCGTGTCGCCGAGCTCCACCCGGACGCGGTGCTCGCCCTCGGGTACCTCGAGGCGCTCGACCGTCATGCTGTTGCCGTCGCTCCACAGGCCGCGCGGCGCGTGCGTCGTCGTGCTGCGGAGGACGCCGTCGATCGTCACGCGGAGCCGCACGGCGACCCGGCGTCGTTCGCACACCTTCGCGGGCCGCATGTGGGGTGGGGTGCTGCGCTTCTCTTCCTCGGTCAGCTCGCGGCACTGCTCCCCGACCGAGCCCGGGTGCTTGAAGGATACAACCATCGTGGGCGCGGTCTTCGGCGAGGCGTACCCCACGCGGCTCCCAGCCCAGGTCGCGAGCGCGACCACGGCGGCGGCGGCGAGCCCTGCGGCGACGAGGCGCCCGACCCCACCGGTCGCGCCGGTCGGAGGGACGACCCCGCGCCGCAGCTCGCCCGCCGCGCGCGCGAGGCCCGCGTGATCGCCGCGAAAGACCTCGGCCACGCGGACCCGTGCGGGGTCCACCTTGGTGAGGTTGAGCGAGGGCTCCCGCTGGCCGGCCATGCGGACTTGCGCCCACTTGACCCCCTCGCGGTAGCGCTCGCTGCCCGGGCCGCACCCCACGATCAGCACCCCCGCGGCGCCGTGGCGCAGGGCCCGCTCGACGGAGAGCGCGTGCACCCACCCCGCGCAGGGGACCGGGAGCACCACGTATCCCGGGAGCGCGTCGCAGCGCCCGTTCGCGTCCGGCGAGAGAGCCGCGCCGGCAGACTCCGCGCACACGAAGGCCACGAGCGGGGCCTCGCTCGCCTTCACGGCGGCGTCGACCCAAGCGTCCATCCGCGCGCGGAGCGGCACGACCTGAAACCAAGGCAGCGAGATGCTGCCCGAGTCGCAGGAGCCAGCGCACACGCCGCACCCGACGCACTTCGCGGGATCGACCTCGGCTTGAAGGGTGAATTTGCGTCCG
This sequence is a window from Myxococcales bacterium. Protein-coding genes within it:
- a CDS encoding 16S rRNA (uracil(1498)-N(3))-methyltransferase, which codes for MRSTFLPLRHLRPLAVGETVTLGPELAEGLAARQVNPKEAFTLSDAEGRFFRASLLELDARSARALVYEPMVASPESPIALTVMVAVLARQRMLFVAQKTAELGAARLVPVFTEHSVGPGKALEKEKPWAWQGQGLKGSRQCRRASVMEVASPISFQAALASRDWRDAEGRFALDDAGAAPCDAIARVPRGATRVALFVGPEGGFSAAEREALGAHAVRFGGRVVRAETAVLMGVTLLQHRLGDLG
- the cyoE gene encoding protoheme IX farnesyltransferase, which encodes MTGTPGLTLSPPHASWLSRGARTGALLVALTKPRVTALVVFTFAFGAAMAPGRASLWTLALSALGTLLVVAAANTLNMWWERDTDAKMTRTQGRPLATGALSPRVALAWGLGLFAASMPLLGAANARVAAVGALAFAIYVFAYTPLKRRTWHSLSLGALAGAAPPLMGWAAVTGSLDAGALALFAVLFVWQLPHSTAISLFRAEEYAAAGLRVCSVELGARAAVRATVGTSIALVALTAAPYALGLGGAKYALAAAVLGAGLLGVEARRAATDAVWGRRVFAASIAYQVLLFGALWLDRP